In Trichoderma asperellum chromosome 1, complete sequence, a single window of DNA contains:
- a CDS encoding uncharacterized protein (EggNog:ENOG41), translated as MSNRAAQACDGCRVRKVKCNSTQPCSQCSHLGLGCIYSPSTKRKPSVRNRLVTQLRNKSNIAATSHGNASPSDYPERPPGPAVTSIAGIVNPDQDGAPSAGGGVGGGTAGFGFGAGIGISTIGIGAGAGAVAGVGGAETTPPAWDNRTFTPGFFIGMLAKYEEQVYPGSPIITSYEVRQAIDNMHANLDDAAFVYAVGAVTINLTTPTVQGEAGAKMTELIRLSLGAYRRAQSMADVHNGRLTEMRTTFRRIMTCVFLAVSMMAFSRLDRCFAVLREAMTMVQMIQVQQCSHSAVPLEPRDVPKFQRVYWQVFIHERFLTILSGFPSVMTPLPTGLPARDPSIPTHIDAGFNRLIRLFQLLDGPLLLYWSAQQNPAQPVAGVSLRWIEGKQVQLDQDEAGASEAERGLVDSGRGSFTELQHVDLLVTRLWMRTLLWQLGLMHHLFRSAPQHEDLALQLQVYRLSAQVRNLVSQLENVSTTVTHGIGLVQKIFEITSTVADVLALPLGYGQTQEDVRSRIQDFVFLVRFLFSLERVEREQRDYLREKLEGLQQQYTIVNFADMLGLNPIAHGAYH; from the coding sequence ATGAGTAACAGAGCAGCACAAGCATGCGACGGATGCAGGGTGCGAAAGGTGAAATGCAATAGCACGCAGCCGTGCTCCCAATGCTCCCACCTGGGCCTCGGGTGCATCTACTCGCCGTCGACTAAGCGGAAGCCCAGCGTGCGCAACCGGCTGGTCACGCAGCTCCGCAACAAGTCCAACATAGCGGCCACGAGCCATGGTAACGCTTCCCCGTCTGACTATCCCGAGAGACCGCCGGGTCCAGCGGTCACGTCCATCGCCGGCATAGTGAACCCGGACCAAGACGGGGCCCCctctgctggtggtggtgttggtggtggtacCGCTGGGTTTGGTTTTGGTGCTGGTATTGGTATTAGTACTATTGGTATTGGTGCCGGTGCTGGTGCCGTTGCTGGTGTTGGTGGTGCAGAGACGACGCCTCCCGCGTGGGACAATCGTACTTTTACCCCAGGCTTCTTCATCGGCATGCTGGCCAAGTATGAAGAGCAAGTGTATCCGGGCAGCCCCATCATCACCAGCTATGAGGTCCGCCAGGCCATTGACAACATGCACGCCAACCTTGATGACGCTGCCTTTGTCTATGCGGTAGGGGCCGTGACTATCAATCTGACGACGCCCACGGTGCAGGGTGAGGCTGGTGCTAAAATGACCGAGCTGATCCGACTGAGTCTGGGTGCGTATAGGCGGGCACAGTCGATGGCGGACGTCCACAACGGCAGGCTGACGGAGATGCGGACAACCTTTAGGCGCATCATGACGTGCGTCTTCCTCGCCGTGTCCATGATGGCCTTTAGCCGCCTCGACCGCTGCTTCGCCGTGCTGCGTGAGGCCATGACCATGGTGCAAATGATCCAAGTCCAGCAGTGCTCGCACAGCGCAGTGCCCCTCGAGCCGCGCGACGTGCCCAAGTTCCAACGTGTGTACTGGCAGGTCTTTATCCATGAGCGCTTCCTGACCATTCTCTCTGGCTTTCCAAGTGTCATGACGCCTCTGCCCACGGGCCTGCCAGCGAGGGACCCGTCGATCCCCACCCACATCGACGCTGGCTTCAACCGTCTGATCCGCCTGTTTCAGCTCTTGGACGGGCCGTTGCTGCTCTACTGGAGCGCCCAGCAGAACCCGGCGCAGCCAGTTGCAGGCGTGTCCCTGCGGTGGATCGAGGGCAAGCAGGTCCAGCTGGATCAAGACGAAGCCGGTGCGTCAGAGGCCGAGCGAGGACTGGTTGACAGCGGCCGGGGGTCCTTTACAGAGCTGCAGCATGTTGATCTGCTGGTGACCAGGCTCTGGATGCGCACGCTGCTGTGGCAGCTTGGCTTGATGCACCATCTTTTTCGCTCGGCGCCGCAGCACGAGGACCTGgccctccagctccaagtGTACCGGCTCTCTGCGCAGGTGCGGAACCTGGTGAGCCAGCTCGAAAACGTCTCCACGACTGTCACGCACGGCATTGGGCTTGTGCAGAAGATTTTCGAAATCACCAGCACCGTGGCGGACgtgctggcgctgccgctGGGCTATGGCCAGACCCAAGAAGACGTGAGAAGTCGTATACAAGATTTTGTGTTTCTGGTGCGTTTCTTGTTTAGCTTGGAGCGAGTCGAGAGGGAGCAGCGAGACTATCTGCGCGAGAAGCTGGAagggctccagcagcagtataCCATCGTCAACTTTGCTGACATGCTTGGGTTGAACCCAATAGCACACGGCGCATACCACTGA